A region from the Lolium perenne isolate Kyuss_39 chromosome 4, Kyuss_2.0, whole genome shotgun sequence genome encodes:
- the LOC139830248 gene encoding uncharacterized protein encodes MEHKKLSIRRRCITLQHEQALKDARVAAEARLAEVVEDSTNSNTVLTAELEEEKKARKAAERLIDVMTTDHKEYDRLVMQIDALAFQHFPDSQVYAVKKVMEDRVAREFPNMDAHWDGYDYLVALSARVQHMRSVDRLLADLPDAAIQLFKVLWPEEEMPANITLTAHRLKDAGHRIREWQCSAARAGADTALRSACSWYPDLNLDALQGVRQDAPTDTDPALTAKRQDRAYQLAEYAEVYGPKAALYFTVH; translated from the exons atggaacataagaaattatcgatacgtcggagatgtatcacgctccagcatgagcaagctctgaaggatgcccgggttgcagctgaggccaggctggcggaggtcgtggaggactccacgaactccaacaccgtactgacggcagagctggaggaggaaaaaaaggcgcggaaagcagcggagcgcctcattgatGTCATGACCACAGATCACAAGGAATACGATCGGTTGGTTATGCAGATTGACGCGTTGGCTTTCC agcatttcccggactcccaggtctacgccgtgaagaaggtgatggaggatcgggtggcgcgggaatttcccaatatggacgcgcactgggatgggtacgactatcttgtcgccctctccgcgcgagtccaacacatgcgctccgtcgaccggctcCTTGCCGACCTACCGGACGCCGCCATCCAactcttcaaggtgctgtggcctgaggaggagatgccggcaaacatcacgcttaccgcccaccggctcaaggatgccgggcaccggattcgcgagtggcaatgctccgcggctcgtgccggagctgacacggcgctgcgctccgcatgctcctggtacccggatttgaatctggatgctcttcaaggcgtgcgccaagatgctcccaccgacacggatccggcgcttaccgcgaagcggcaggaccgggcctaccagcttgctgagtatgccgag